A part of Apostichopus japonicus isolate 1M-3 chromosome 10, ASM3797524v1, whole genome shotgun sequence genomic DNA contains:
- the LOC139975290 gene encoding carbohydrate sulfotransferase 15-like isoform X1 — translation MSALFNQRAVRLLSVASVLFGVAVIRSVVMRYPQPLPDWSEDEKPIHLEPEVSLTIVDKDKMALSEYPAEFIESKKNPCWVSPRGTVDCLPYFYLAGMPKCGTTDIWLKLTKHPQISVSRKEPHWWGKRRVGMYRKSTLGSSATAYYELWGNLMRKVTMKKGEEYASKTIFGDGSASTFWGNSNWTSFHPNLSRCPDFAIPSLIHSIQPEAKIIVAFRNPIDRLFSDYLYFSRGLTSSEEFHESVKAGIEEFQTCLETIGDLHTCVYKADKLPSGRAVRLRVGLYSVYLEDWLKFF, via the exons ATGTCTGCTTTGTTTAATCAG cGTGCAGTGAGGTTGCTCTCGGTTGCCAGTGTTTTGTTTGGTGTCGCTGTAATTCGGTCTGTCGTCATGAGATATCCACAGCCATTACCTGATTGGTCGGAAGATGAGAAGCCTATTCATTTGGAACCTGAGGTCAGCTTAACAATTGTTGACAAAGATAAAATG GCACTGTCGGAGTACCCAGCTGAGTTTATTGAGAGTAAGAAGAATCCCTGTTGGGTATCACCAAGGGGCACCGTGGACTGTTTACCGTATTTTTATCTAGCCGGCATGCCTAAATGTGGAACTACTGATATCTGGTTGAAACTGACAAAACACCCTCAAATCTCGGTGAGCAGAAAGGAACCGCATTGGTGGGGCAAAAGACGAGTCG GCATGTATCGTAAATCCACTCTGGGGTCATCTGCAACGGCGTACTACGAGTTGTGGGGAAACCTGATGCGCAAAGTTACCATGAAGAAAGGAGAAGAATATGCATCTAAAACCATATTtg GGGACGGTTCTGCTTCAACATTCTGGGGCAATAGCAACTGGACTTCGTTTCATCCAAATTTAAGCCGATGTCCAGACTTTGCTATCCCATCGCTCATTCACTCCATTCAACCAGAGGCCAAAATTATTGTTGCTTTTCGTAACCCCATAGACAG GTTGTTCTCAGATTATTTATACTTCTCCAGAGGGCTAACATCCTCCGAGGAATTTCATGAATCAGTTAAAGCAGGAATTGAAGAATTCCAGACATGCCTCGAAACTATTGGTGATCTACACACCTGTGTCTATAAAGCTGACAAGTTACCTTCAGGAAGAGCAGTC CGATTAAGAGTTGGTCTCTATTCGGTCTATCTGGAAGACTGGCTGAAATTTTTTTAA
- the LOC139975290 gene encoding carbohydrate sulfotransferase 15-like isoform X2, with the protein MSALFNQRAVRLLSVASVLFGVAVIRSVVMRYPQPLPDWSEDEKPIHLEPEALSEYPAEFIESKKNPCWVSPRGTVDCLPYFYLAGMPKCGTTDIWLKLTKHPQISVSRKEPHWWGKRRVGMYRKSTLGSSATAYYELWGNLMRKVTMKKGEEYASKTIFGDGSASTFWGNSNWTSFHPNLSRCPDFAIPSLIHSIQPEAKIIVAFRNPIDRLFSDYLYFSRGLTSSEEFHESVKAGIEEFQTCLETIGDLHTCVYKADKLPSGRAVRLRVGLYSVYLEDWLKFF; encoded by the exons ATGTCTGCTTTGTTTAATCAG cGTGCAGTGAGGTTGCTCTCGGTTGCCAGTGTTTTGTTTGGTGTCGCTGTAATTCGGTCTGTCGTCATGAGATATCCACAGCCATTACCTGATTGGTCGGAAGATGAGAAGCCTATTCATTTGGAACCTGAG GCACTGTCGGAGTACCCAGCTGAGTTTATTGAGAGTAAGAAGAATCCCTGTTGGGTATCACCAAGGGGCACCGTGGACTGTTTACCGTATTTTTATCTAGCCGGCATGCCTAAATGTGGAACTACTGATATCTGGTTGAAACTGACAAAACACCCTCAAATCTCGGTGAGCAGAAAGGAACCGCATTGGTGGGGCAAAAGACGAGTCG GCATGTATCGTAAATCCACTCTGGGGTCATCTGCAACGGCGTACTACGAGTTGTGGGGAAACCTGATGCGCAAAGTTACCATGAAGAAAGGAGAAGAATATGCATCTAAAACCATATTtg GGGACGGTTCTGCTTCAACATTCTGGGGCAATAGCAACTGGACTTCGTTTCATCCAAATTTAAGCCGATGTCCAGACTTTGCTATCCCATCGCTCATTCACTCCATTCAACCAGAGGCCAAAATTATTGTTGCTTTTCGTAACCCCATAGACAG GTTGTTCTCAGATTATTTATACTTCTCCAGAGGGCTAACATCCTCCGAGGAATTTCATGAATCAGTTAAAGCAGGAATTGAAGAATTCCAGACATGCCTCGAAACTATTGGTGATCTACACACCTGTGTCTATAAAGCTGACAAGTTACCTTCAGGAAGAGCAGTC CGATTAAGAGTTGGTCTCTATTCGGTCTATCTGGAAGACTGGCTGAAATTTTTTTAA
- the LOC139975288 gene encoding carbohydrate sulfotransferase 15-like isoform X2 — translation MWYFVRRALSERCIESFKMSALFNQRAVRLLSVAGVLFGLAVIRSVVMRYPQPLPDWSEDEKPIHLEPEALSEYPAEFIESKKNPCWVSPRGTVDCLPYFYLAGMPKCGTTDIWVKLTKHPQISVSRKEPHWWAKIRVGTYNGKSTLGSSATAYYELWGNLMRKVTMKKGEEYASNTIFGDGSASTFWGNRHWTSFHPNLGRCPDFAIPSLIHSIQPEAKIIVAFRNPIDRLFSDYLYFSSGLTSSEEFHESVKAGIEEFQTCLETIGDLRTCVYKADKLPSGRAVRLRIGLYSVYLEDWLKIFKPSQLRVIRTEDWSVKCPEILTDLHRFLELDELPPGETNDLCNEERHNVGHSKTVALLPETAQLLRDFYSPFNKRLATLLDDDNFIW, via the exons ATGTGGTATTTCGTAAGACGGGCTCTGAGTGAAAGGTGtattgaaagttttaaaatgtctgCTTTGTTTAATCAG cGTGCAGTGAGGTTGCTCTCGGTTGCCGGTGTTTTGTTTGGTCTCGCTGTCATTCGGTCTGTCGTCATGAGATATCCACAGCCATTACCTGATTGGTCGGAAGATGAGAAGCCTATTCATTTGGAACCTGAG GCACTGTCGGAGTACCCAGCTGAGTTTATTGAGAGTAAGAAGAATCCCTGTTGGGTATCACCAAGGGGCACCGTGGACTGTTTACCGTATTTTTATCTAGCTGGCATGCCTAAATGTGGAACTACTGATATCTGGGTGAAACTGACAAAACACCCTCAAATCTCGGTAAGCAGAAAGGAACCGCATTGGTGGGCCAAAATACGAGTCG GCACGTACAACGGTAAATCCACTCTGGGGTCATCTGCAACGGCGTACTACGAGTTGTGGGGAAACCTGATGCGCAAAGTTACCATGAAGAAAGGAGAAGAATATGCATCCAATACCATATTtg GGGACGGTTCGGCGTCAACATTCTGGGGCAATCGCCACTGGACTTCGTTTCATCCAAATTTAGGCCGATGTCCAGACTTTGCTATCCCATCGCTCATTCACTCCATTCAACCAGAGGCCAAAATTATTGTTGCTTTTCGTAACCCCATAGACAG GTTGTTCTCAGATTATTTATACTTCTCCAGCGGGCTAACATCCTCCGAGGAATTTCATGAATCAGTTAAAGCAGGAATTGAAGAATTCCAGACATGCCTCGAAACTATTGGTGATCTACGCACCTGTGTCTATAAAGCTGACAAGTTACCTTCAGGAAGAGCAGTC CGATTAAGAATTGGTCTCTATTCGGTCTATCTGGAAGACTGGCTGAAAATTTTTAAACCTAGTCAGCTGAGGGTCATTAGAACCGAAGATTGGAGCGTAAAGTGTCCTGAGATTCTGACCGATCTTCATCGATTTTTAGAGCTCG ATGAGCTTCCTCCCGGTGAGACGAACGACTTATGTAACGAAGAACGCCATAATGTTGGACACAGCAAGACGGTGGCGTTGTTACCGGAGACAGCGCAGCTGTTGCGTGATTTCTATTCCCCCTTTAACAAAAGACTGGCAACTTTACTCGATGACGATAATTTTATATGGTAA
- the LOC139975288 gene encoding carbohydrate sulfotransferase 15-like isoform X1, whose amino-acid sequence MWYFVRRALSERCIESFKMSALFNQRAVRLLSVAGVLFGLAVIRSVVMRYPQPLPDWSEDEKPIHLEPEVSLTIVDKDKMALSEYPAEFIESKKNPCWVSPRGTVDCLPYFYLAGMPKCGTTDIWVKLTKHPQISVSRKEPHWWAKIRVGTYNGKSTLGSSATAYYELWGNLMRKVTMKKGEEYASNTIFGDGSASTFWGNRHWTSFHPNLGRCPDFAIPSLIHSIQPEAKIIVAFRNPIDRLFSDYLYFSSGLTSSEEFHESVKAGIEEFQTCLETIGDLRTCVYKADKLPSGRAVRLRIGLYSVYLEDWLKIFKPSQLRVIRTEDWSVKCPEILTDLHRFLELDELPPGETNDLCNEERHNVGHSKTVALLPETAQLLRDFYSPFNKRLATLLDDDNFIW is encoded by the exons ATGTGGTATTTCGTAAGACGGGCTCTGAGTGAAAGGTGtattgaaagttttaaaatgtctgCTTTGTTTAATCAG cGTGCAGTGAGGTTGCTCTCGGTTGCCGGTGTTTTGTTTGGTCTCGCTGTCATTCGGTCTGTCGTCATGAGATATCCACAGCCATTACCTGATTGGTCGGAAGATGAGAAGCCTATTCATTTGGAACCTGAGGTCAGCTTAACAATTGTTGACAAAGATAAAATG GCACTGTCGGAGTACCCAGCTGAGTTTATTGAGAGTAAGAAGAATCCCTGTTGGGTATCACCAAGGGGCACCGTGGACTGTTTACCGTATTTTTATCTAGCTGGCATGCCTAAATGTGGAACTACTGATATCTGGGTGAAACTGACAAAACACCCTCAAATCTCGGTAAGCAGAAAGGAACCGCATTGGTGGGCCAAAATACGAGTCG GCACGTACAACGGTAAATCCACTCTGGGGTCATCTGCAACGGCGTACTACGAGTTGTGGGGAAACCTGATGCGCAAAGTTACCATGAAGAAAGGAGAAGAATATGCATCCAATACCATATTtg GGGACGGTTCGGCGTCAACATTCTGGGGCAATCGCCACTGGACTTCGTTTCATCCAAATTTAGGCCGATGTCCAGACTTTGCTATCCCATCGCTCATTCACTCCATTCAACCAGAGGCCAAAATTATTGTTGCTTTTCGTAACCCCATAGACAG GTTGTTCTCAGATTATTTATACTTCTCCAGCGGGCTAACATCCTCCGAGGAATTTCATGAATCAGTTAAAGCAGGAATTGAAGAATTCCAGACATGCCTCGAAACTATTGGTGATCTACGCACCTGTGTCTATAAAGCTGACAAGTTACCTTCAGGAAGAGCAGTC CGATTAAGAATTGGTCTCTATTCGGTCTATCTGGAAGACTGGCTGAAAATTTTTAAACCTAGTCAGCTGAGGGTCATTAGAACCGAAGATTGGAGCGTAAAGTGTCCTGAGATTCTGACCGATCTTCATCGATTTTTAGAGCTCG ATGAGCTTCCTCCCGGTGAGACGAACGACTTATGTAACGAAGAACGCCATAATGTTGGACACAGCAAGACGGTGGCGTTGTTACCGGAGACAGCGCAGCTGTTGCGTGATTTCTATTCCCCCTTTAACAAAAGACTGGCAACTTTACTCGATGACGATAATTTTATATGGTAA